The proteins below come from a single Drosophila busckii strain San Diego stock center, stock number 13000-0081.31 chromosome X, ASM1175060v1, whole genome shotgun sequence genomic window:
- the LOC108606999 gene encoding eukaryotic translation initiation factor 3 subunit G-1: MPGVETIKSSWADEVELDYGGLPPTTETVENGHKYVTEYKYNKDDKKTKVVRTYKISKQVVPKTVAKRRTWSKFGESKNDKPGPNSQTTMVSEEIIMQFLNSKEDEKANDPMLDPSKNIAKCRICNGEHWSVNCPYKGTAMDTNLMEKKANAAASAAVDAPKPGKYVPPFLKDSQKGGMGMRGRDDTAAIRISNLSESMTEADLEELVKKIGPQSKMYLARDKNTGLCKGFAYVHFKQRKDASAAIEILDGHGYDHLILSVEWSKPQNN; this comes from the coding sequence ATGCCAGGCGTTGAAACCATCAAGTCCAGTTGGGCCGATGAGGTGGAGTTGGACTACGGCGGTCTGCCACCAACGACGGAAACGGTTGAGAACGGCCACAAGTATGTAACGGAGTACAAATACAACAAGGACGATAAGAAGACGAAAGTAGTGCGTACCTATAAGATCTCCAAGCAGGTAGTGCCCAAGACTGTTGCCAAGCGTCGCACTTGGTCCAAGTTCGGTGAGTCAAAGAACGACAAGCCCGGCCCTAACTCGCAAACTACTATGGTGTCTGAGGAAATCATCATGCAGTTCCTTAACTCCAAGGAGGATGAGAAGGCTAACGATCCAATGTTGGATCCATCCAAAAACATTGCCAAGTGCCGTATTTGCAATGGCGAGCATTGGTCCGTCAATTGCCCATACAAAGGAACTGCCATGGATACAAATCTTATGGAGAAGAAGGCCAATGCTGCAGCATCTGCCGCTGTCGATGCACCCAAGCCTGGCAAGTATGTGCCACCGTTCCTTAAGGACAGCCAAAAGGGCGGGATGGGTATGCGTGGTCGCGATGATACGGCCGCCATTCGCATTTCCAACTTGTCAGAGTCGATGACTGAAGCTGATTTGGAAGAGCTGGTGAAGAAAATTGGCCCACAGAGCAAGATGTATCTTGCGCGCGACAAAAACACCGGCCTCTGCAAGGGATTCGCCTATGTGCACTTCAAACAACGCAAGGATGCCTCCGCTGCTATTGAAATCTTGGACGGTCACGGCTATGATCATTTGATCTTGAGCGTGGAATGGTCCAAGCCACAGAACAATTAA
- the LOC108607116 gene encoding histone-lysine N-methyltransferase SMYD3, translated as MESTKAIKRGTRILTEKPFAFVLKSKYRLERCDNCLEAAKVLKCSNCRYVSYCNRACQQAAWPLHKHECPFLKRVQPRVVPDAGRMLCRLILRLEHGGDLERGYYTEHGSRKFRDLMSHYAEIKNDAQRVEHLDSLHAVLTDMMIDSNSRSTVPNKTELMSIYGRLITNGFNILDAEMNSIGTAIYLGVSITDHSCQPNAVATFEGNELHVHATEDMPSLDWSKIFISYIDLLNTPEQRREDLKAHYYFLCVCSKCIDPQEQLDMNAAVCQGCAAAIDVEQPKCQCCNASVTAEQRQNYTETMSLTQSSLDAMKDVAYLDMCKVCLKKQSGVLHSLNVWHVKTLDAAFEAAIDVGKWSDALDYGQRLLPGFAKYHGAWNPLLGLLHMKLGKIQLYERNYKHAVHHLQEAHRILNVTHGRGHRLLHEQLQPLMLQARQEMSL; from the exons ATGGAATCCACAAAAGCCATTAAGCGTGGTACACGCATTCTCACCGAGAaaccatttgcatttgtgctcAAATCCAAGTATCGGCTGGAGCGCTGTGATAACTGCCTGGAGGC CGCAAAGGTGTTAAAGTGCTCCAATTGCCGCTATGTATCCTACTGTAATCGAGCCTGCCAGCAAGCAGCCTGGCCGCTGCACAAGCATGAGTGTCCTTTTCTAAAACGGGTGCAGCCGCGTGTAGTGCCTGATGCTGGGCGCATGCTCTGCCGGCTTATACTGCGTCTGGAGCATGGTGGCGACCTGGAGCGCGGCTATTACACAGAGCATGGCTCTCGCAAATTCCGCGATCTAATGTCAC ACTATGCCGAGATTAAAAATGATGCACAACGTGTGGAGCATTTGGATTCACTGCATGCTGTGCTAACGGATATGATGATCGATAGCAATAGTCGCAGCACAGTGCCCAACAAAACGGAACTCATGAGCATTTACGGACGT CTCATTACGAATGGCTTTAATATACTTGATGCAGAAATGAACTCCATTGGTACGGCCATTTATTTGGGAGTTTCCATAACAGATCATAGCTGCCAACCAAATGCGGTTGCCACTTTTGAGGGCAACGAGCTGCATGTGCATGCCACAGAGGATATGCCCAGTTTAGACTGGTCCAAGATCTTCATAAGCTACATTGACTTGTTAAACACACCTGAACAGCGACGAGAAGATCTAAAGGCGCATTATTACTTTCTGTGTGTTTGCAGCAAGTGTATTGATCCACAGGAGCAGCTTGACATGAATGCTGCAGTCTGTCAAGGCTGTGCGGCTGCCATTGATGTAGAACAGCCGAAATGTCAATGTTGCAACGCCAGCGTTACCGCCGAACAGCGCCAGAATTACACAGAGACTATGAGCTTGACGCAATCCAGCCTAGATGCCATGAAGGATGTAGCCT ATTTGGACATGTGCAAGGTTTGCTTGAAGAAGCAGTCAGGTGTTCTGCATTCCCTCAATGTGTGGCACGTGAAGACATTGGATGCAGCCTTTGAGGCTGCCATTGATGTGGGCAAATGGTCAGATGCACTGGACTATGGCCAGCGTCTATTGCCAGGCTTTGCTAAATATCATGGCGCATGGAATCCTTTGCTGGGCTTGCTGCACATGAAACTTGgtaaaatacaattatatgAGCGCAACTATAAGCATGCTGTACATCACTTGCAGGAAGCTCATCGTATTTTAAACGTCACACATGGACGCGGACATCGACTGCTGCACGAGCAACTGCAGCCGCTAATGCTACAGGCGAGGCAGGAAATGAGCTTGTAA